Part of the Plectropomus leopardus isolate mb chromosome 7, YSFRI_Pleo_2.0, whole genome shotgun sequence genome, aACATAAAACCCACTAATTCTTTTCCTCTTATCCCCTCAGTAAACCAATCAAGCCGACCACCTCATCTAACAAACCGCTCCCTTTCATCAAAGTCATCGAGATCAAGTCATGAAGCGACGGCAGAAAGACACGGTGATAATTGAGGTGGGCTCATGACGACCAAACCTTCTCAATACAGACTGaaaccaaacagcagctcaacaaaaacatctgatcACATTAACAGTTTGGATGTGAGAGTTTAGCTTCCTGGACTGCAACTCCATCAACACTAAAACCACAAACACTCTTGAAGGAAACAATGTGGCGTTTGGCGACAAACACAAGCATAGGGGCGTGTCTGTGCATAacgaacgtgtgtgtgtgtgtgtgtcagctttAATGTAGATAAATGAAAGCGTACTGAGTCAGCTGACGTGCATTTGAAGTTGATACTGTAAAcaagtgttttctttgtgctgcCCTGTTTTGATCGCTTTTTAACCTTTGAGTTTATGACAGTTTGGTGTTGACAGGACTGTTGATCAAAGTGCAGGATGGAAGACCTTTTGCCAAGTGACGTTATAAAGTCCTTATGCCGTCGGTAATGTAGCAAACATAGATAACTAAGCtaacagtttcatgttaaaatcatTAACCAGATGGTCTACATCCTGCACCCTTATTCGTCACTAATCCATGACTCCGTTCACGTCGCTCAGTGAATGGTATGACGCTTTAAACGTGTAAATAATGACTGTAGCATATATGAGGTCAACACCCTTTTCATGAAAAGAGCTAAgagtatttaaataaaaataacaatacggCACTTAATGATACTGTGaggaagcagaaagaaaaaatggcGTCAGTGGTGAAGTAATTTGATATGTTCCTGCTTCATAGAGGTGTCATTCTTCAACCGATTTCttgtaaaacatttcagttCCCTGCCATGTGTAAACAGTCACCTTGTTTTGTACATAATATTGCTGAATgtgatttgatgttttaatttctAACAACTTTccagtttgtatttatttatattaaatcaaACCTCTAGACATATGTGTGTATgatagcagtttttttttttaaatgaagtacACTCTTATCTATTATTCGTGTTTGTGGTTCTCtgaataaatatcaaaataaatacagtgctTCTTTTGACTCTTTGCAGAAATAAAGCAGCACTTTACATAGGTTATTATGTAAGGAGCGCCCTCTGCTGGAGGCTGCACAAAAATACTGACCGACATTTTTATTCTatgacactgtttttatttggaaGGCAACTTGTACTAGAAGAaccaaagaaaattaaattattcaCCTGATGGGAGCCCTgaatagcaaaaaaaacaccacagttaAGACATCTGGTGGCCAGgctacctttaaaaaaaaacttcccctGATGCAACATTCAGAATGCATTAATGCACTGGAATACTGTAAAATACATTGCACTGAGTACTGATTAAATCCAAAGAGCACTTATTTGtcaaaattcattaaatatgGCTTCTGTGAAACACATTTAAGGCgacacaaatacagaaaaattcAGCAAATGAACAATAGACACATACAAAGATGTAAACATAAGTGACATAAactggttttttttaaccattaaatgggaagttcaccccaaaatcaaaaattaatattttttctcatacctgtggtgctattctcagtctagattgtttaggtgtgagttgccgatcgttggagatatcggccgtagagatgtctgccttctcttcagcGTAAAAGAACTAGATGACCCTCGGCTTGTGAAggtcaaagcgccaaaaaatacatttgaaaaactcaatagcaatgtctctttccagaatcatgacccggttactcgaGATAATCTGCAGACCTTGTTGtgtgcagtttcatgtaggaactattttctctctaccaaactTCTTACACCAAATACATCACCATATAGAAGGACGCGTGCATCGACTCAGTGGCGAAAGGTTTGTGAAAGCATAAGAGTTAAACATTATTGGCGTATTCCTCAACTGAGCTGTAAAGTGAGCTcactcagtggtgctaggtgtaACGTGCACCATCACCCCCTGCTGGTTATGTTGTGCATTGCATAGATTTTGACTGCGTAGTCCTCACAGGTGGAGCTGATTACCCTGATTGAGGGAAACCTTTCAGGAGGAGGGACAGGGATATCTGCTCATTTTCTCTCATCCTCCAGCCTGGCAGGAGCGGCCATGTGGTGACGATTATGAGttagtttgttatatttctagTTTTTGGTGGgactgtcttgtttttgtgcctttatcCCTGTTAGGTTTAGTTGTTTGGGGTTTTAGGTTAGAGGAAGGAGCCCAGGTATTACCACCTCTTGTGGGCTGGTGTGGGTGTCTTCCCTTCAAATTTCTCTTTCTGGTCCAACCCAccagttttgtgtttgtaggTTTTGTTGAGTAATTTGTTTGATGGTAACCTGTCTGTTTTGTAAAGAGTTGAATGTTGATTTCTGTTGATCCTGactgtttaattattttagatCTCTTACAGTTTTGAGTCAGGCTGGGGGTTGTAACACTATATGAACttgcagtagatgcacgcttcctttgTGAATCGATACATTTGGTGGATGTAGAAAGAAAGTTGTTCCTCCACGACTGTCTGAGGATGATCTGGAGTAACCAGGTTATGATATCTGAGAAGAGatcactgttgagtttttcaattttattttttgtgctttgagctccacaagccGAGTAGCTGAGTTATTTATATGTTCTCATtctgtaacaattttttttaacattttgtgaggtgttttttaaaagttacatgtATTAAGTATGTAAGTTATATGTATATGAAtctcaaaactgctcagaaTGCAGATAGACACTAATTTTAAggtggcaactcacaccaaaacaacccagattgataaatagcactacaggtaagaggaaaaatatgtatttttgatttgggggggAAGTATCTCTTTTAACACTGGTTTTCTCCACAAATATTGTTAACTAACTAGCGTGTTTAAATACAGTTGGTTAATTGTAACAAGTTTGCATAGGCTTTtacattgtgcaaaaaaaactgattgtCTTATGCTGTTGCATAGCCTCGTAGCTCTGGTTGCATTTTGGTCAAATCAACCCTACGTACTATAGTCACTCACTATAGTCATTTTTCTACCTGGTTAAAGCGCTCACGCATGCATCAATACAGGATATAGGCCAAAGCTACACTGAGATAAAGAGCACTGAACCTGATATGCGTTAAACCAGGCAATATGTGTTAGTACATGAAGgcagtatttttgtcattttactctAAACTATCCGGTGACGGTGACCCTTCATCGTCCATAGGCACTTTCATTTCTGGCAGCTATACCGCgtctttgaccttttttttttttggacaggaTTTTCAGAACGTGCTGTCCAGAGTGTTGTAGTTGTCTTTGAAGTTTTTCAGCTCCAGGAAGTGTCTGGGCCGCTTGCTGCGCTGCTGCATTGAAGATGTGAGGTAGGTGGTTTGGGTGGGGGAAGAGGACGAGCTCGCAGGCTCCACGCTGCTGGTCAGGTCTTTGGCTGCAGACTGGTGGTACTGGCTCggagtgctgctgctgctgctgctgttgtgagACTTGACGCTAAAACAGTGAAGGGAGAAGCCGATTGTGCATGATTAACATTCCAAGATGGGATTAGCATGAAGAGGAAAAGTGTGAAGGAACATTGTGAGAAAAAGGTTGTGTTTACTCACACGGAGGCCAGTTCAGTCAAAGCTTCTTGATATTTCAAAAATTCTGCTTCACCAAAAGCCTGCAGACAAAAGACAAGACATCAGCACATTTGTCAGCTTTTTAAGCAATCACAAAATACTATGCACACCAGGATGGGCTCTATGGTAAAAAGGAAAATCATGCTCAGCATAAGGATACAACATAAATGTTATGTGCTACATATCAACCACAGGTACCGTTATAAAACAAATGTGACTTTTccaaatattatcttttttaattttaccatATGTATATGAATTAGTCCATTCTTTTttatctagttttttttttaattaattttaattattttcatttaattttattttaattcaattcacAGCATCAAATGACCAGCAGAGACATGcaaagatgtaaacattagtcataaaaaagtgtgttttcaacCATTAAATGGAAGGTTTACCCTGAAGTCAtttattggtattattattattattatgatgattacAACCATggaatattttttctcttacctgtggtgATATTATCAGTCTAGAGtcttattcatcattttaatatCATCATGACGTTTTTGAATttcaagcacacaaacaaacaaagaaaaacgtACCTCGTCCCCACAGAGTGCTGGATGGGTACCATAAAGCACTCTGTCGATGAGCGAGTTCAGGCCATCTCGGAACATGCACTCTGAGTTTCGTAGCCGTAGAAGCCACGTCCGAAGTCGTTTACCCGTCACGGCGGTGGATGTGCCCCCCCAATTCACGGAAAGGGAGATCTGTTGACAGAAAGCACAGGTGCTGCAATCAGTAATGACAACAAAACTAAACTGTGCCTGATAAAAGTCCCCAGAAAGATCACCTGACCCACCTGAGGTGGGGTGGATAAATCAAACACTCCTGCCTGGAAAGGCTCCACCTCCTTCAGGTGCAATCAGTTGACtgattcagaggtttttgttttctctcctgcaCAGGAGCCACCACGTTTGTGTCATGATGCTTTATCTGTTGATGCCTGGTTTATTGTTAACACATTGTTTTCTCATTGTAGAGTTAACACCACACACAAACTAAACTCCCTTCCTTAAAATGAACTACTTGGCTGCAAATGGAACATGCTGCCTGCTTATCCTCCCCTGCTCGTGTCGTCTATGTCAGAGCCAGTGTTTCTTCCCAAGAGTGACAGCAAAGCTTACCAGTGTCTCTGATGGCATCCAGTGCTCTCATCCTGTACAGGTAGTCATGGgaacctgcaacacacacacacacacacacacacacacacacacacagacacagacagtcacttacataaaatgtattcatgtagACAGTTTCAGCACTAGCGTGTATGCATTTGAATTTTATGTCTGTCTGACCAGGCTGTTCTCTGTGCTTTAGTCGGTCATCATCTGGAGACAGCAGACGAGGCTCAAAGTGGATTTTCTGGACCTGGCTCAGTTTGGCTTCAATTTTTTGTCTCAGCTCCTACAGGACACATAACAAGAGACATCCAACTGTAAGAGGTACTTCATTATTAATCCATCATCAGggaaataataacataaataatcAGCAGAACAAAGCACAGCATCAGGCTTCAGGT contains:
- the c7h1orf43 gene encoding LOW QUALITY PROTEIN: protein C1orf43 homolog (The sequence of the model RefSeq protein was modified relative to this genomic sequence to represent the inferred CDS: deleted 1 base in 1 codon) — encoded protein: MRNDSLLSSINVVLVMAYGSLVFVLLFIFVKRQIMRFAMKSRRGPHVPLGHNAPKELRQKIEAKLSQVQKIHFEPRLLSPDDDRLKHREQPGSHDYLYRMRALDAIRDTDLPFRELGGTSTAVTGKRLRTWLLRLRNSECMFRDGLNSLIDRVLYGTHPALCGDEAFGEAEFLKYQEALTELASVVKSHNSSSSSSTPSQYHQSAAKDLTSSVEPASSSSSPTQTTYLTSSMQQRSKRPRHFLELKNFKDNYNTLDSTF